Sequence from the Dysidea avara chromosome 5, odDysAvar1.4, whole genome shotgun sequence genome:
ttgaataaaaattttaaaaaatgccgtagcaacttgttgaaagcgtttcgggtcgatctgaaagcttgtttgggcttagttttacctcaccaacactgcctcatcgtcgtaagggaaaatcgaggctggtttttgggtgatattatttcgtggtccacgcctactcctttgtggtccctactatacagttgctattgtactgtatgatattgtgTATGTTATAATTATGCATCTTCTGTAGCAATGGTACCACCCTTCCCTCCAATATTAAGAGAAGTCACCACAACACCATACTCAGTCAACATCTCATGGGTAGTACCCACTATTGTGTTTGATCAAGAAacttatacagtacagtatggtacTGACATGGCAATGCTACAAAGTACTAGTGAACTGGTACAAGGGAGTAGCATTAGGAGTGTTACTAATGGCAATTTCTCTGTCaacattactggattaataccATTCACCAGATACTATTATGTTATAACAGCTACCAATTCAGTAGGTAACACTAGTACTGCAATGTTGAACTTCACTACTGATGAGACAGGTATATATGTATACTAATTGCTCACTAGTGCATCTTCTGAATACAATTTCTGTACACAGCTCCCAATATGGCTCCTATGAGGTTCATGTCTACTGCCACAACATCTGATAGTATCACATTCCAGTGGACTCCTCTAACTGCTCCTCAAGCTAATGGAAATGTCAGGTGGTACATTGTAACCTGCAATGAAACTTTTATGGTAAGGATGTTATAAACTTTTCAAATAACCTTAACCCTTAAAGACACATAAGCCTAGAAGTAAAATTTAATATGCATGACCATAAACAAAGTGCTATAACTTTTGAAGCATGTATGGCTACGCTATTTGTTTCCATTTAACTCTCACATAATAAGGATTTAACTGGTACCTGGGGTTTTCCTCACTCTATAGCGAAAAGTCAGAACTCACTGTGTAAGCAACTTTTCattaaataaacacacaaaccctttaTATGCCTTCAATAACTCTATTATGGCAGTTGCTTATATTGACTTGCAATAAACTCATTCCTTTTGCTATTAAATTTCTAATACCATATtatttcactgcccatacaaaggCCCTATACCAGCAGCAAAAGTTGCAATTGCAATTTCATCGGCTAGAGCTAGTATATAGTATGGTGTAGTGCTGTTGTTTAGCAACATTTGCAAAGGTGTGGTTGCTATGGCCCAAAAAGCTTATTACCTTAGAAACTGTCTCCATGGCAACAGTTGCTAAGGTAATTATCTTGATGGTTTCCTAACAATTGTTGCTTCAGGATATTCTAATCTGATTATCCATATTGGCCATAGCAACCAGATCCTAACAACCATTGCTTGGCAACCAAAGAACAAGTATGGTATTAATTTAGAATAGCATGGGTGGCAGTGTTTGCCTGGTGAAATTTACTCATTTTCAATGCAGCACTCGTGTCCAAATTTCACTGTTACCCGTACTATTACTGGTACACATCAAGCCATATAATTTATGAGTCATGTGATtaatcccacaattgaaattaaacatgtggcaagaaAAATTTAAGTGATGAAATGTGTGAGTTGTTATTtatttcataacaagtaagcctctaccattacagtgtttatttatcccaagtagcccagtaaatAGACTTTCAATTAATATGTAGTTTTCGGCTAAAGGAGTTCACCTACTCGTAACAACGTGTATGCCTATCTGTCTACCTAATTTTTGCATGTTAGAGTTACTTCCCTATTTGCAAGGGAACGTATTAAGTGGGCACCTGGTTTTTTGGACATTGAATTAACTTGCAGTCATTTTCACTCACAGGGGATCCTTCTTCCGATCCTAATGTCTCTGATGACCCCTTCAGAACACTGTTCATCGGTCGAATTGTAAGTTACATATACGATTTACTGCATAATGTATATCACCATGTACGCCTGTGTTGTGTAAACATGAAGTTTTATGAACCTTTAAGGGTTAAATTTCAGATAAGGAAATGTGCCTTTTAAAAAAGTAACACATATGAAAAAATGGTACAACTGCCTACTGTAGTATATTTTATGTGTTCTTTGTTTATACAACTTGTGACATCCAGGTCAATGTTACTGGTACTGCTATGATGGGAACAGTTACTAGCTGGCCTGAGTCCATTCACTGATTACTCCTGTACAATATTTGCCATCACTGTGGCTGATGGTCCGATGAGTAATCCTGTTGTAGAGAGACAGCTGAAGGAGGTGTGCTAGATACATAATACATAGTAACATGTAATTGTTCCGTACAGTTCCTGATCCTCCAATGATCAATACAGTCATTAATATCAGTAGTAGTGTAGTACGTGTAACATGGACCAGACCTGATGTACTCAATGGAATGTTACTCAGTTATACTGTCACCTATGTCACTGATGGTCCCCCCTACAGACATGACTGTTGACTACAATCAACAAGAAGTAAGCTGTTTGTACATTGCATGTAATGAAGTTATCATGTCTTACTACAGGCACAGTTTTATGATATTATGGGACTTGATCCATACGTATCTATTGGTCACTGTAACACTCCATGCTATTAATGGAGGAGGAACAAGTGGTCCCAGTAATGTGTTATCTGGTAGATCAAGTGAAGCAGGTAACTATAGTGTATTACACATATTTATTAGTTTACAACTGTCAGATCTGAGTCATTATCTGATTTTATGTTTGACAATGTATGATTCATGTGTATGCATGCCCTCAGATAAACCAAACAGGTTTAAACTAGCTTTGTAATTAGAAGTATATTATACCGTAAAATTAATCTTGTAGAAATCGCTCCATAACTATTGCTCTGTTTcatcgatttctttcaaataaACATCATGGTGCTTTCTATTTAGAGGCAAATAATGTGGTATACAAGAAGATCATGTGATGCCACTGCAGAAACTCTTAATCATTATAATGGTGGCACATTTTATCACAAAGAAAATTGTACGTATACCAACATTGGATATCATCTTGTTTCTTGAAAAATCTACAGACATGTTAGATAGTCTTGTGTTACTTATTGAGAGGTAAGATTTTTGATATACAAACTTGTAATTCCATTTAATACTTCCAGGGTTTTTGTCAACACTACCAACTAGTTTAGTACAGTTTTCATGGTAGACATTGTTTATAATACAGTAATGCTTAAAGGGTTAAACCTCCTTTAGCGACTTAATTGAGAAATgttttgactgctgtattaacaTAGTTGACTGTTCCATTGATCTTTTTAGAGAAAAAGTAGTCAGCTATTCTTTACCGTCCTTTGAGTTAAATGGCCAGTTGTTCCAATGTCTTCTGAAGTTTGCAAAGTTTGAGATCACAGCACTTTGCTATTTACCATCAATCAATGATGATGATTATAAAATAGACGTAAATGTCTTATGATCACTTTGTACAATTGCATGTCAACAGAATTTTGATTTAGTAAAACTTTTACCAAGTCATCTGTagttatgggcttgattattAACAGGAATACAATTGTATATCCTTGAAAACATTGTGTGGGATTTTTATTTTGTGCGTTAACTTTGGCTCTTTGCCTTGTATGTATGTTAGCAAGAACAGTGAAGTGTAGTGCTTTGACTTAAGAGCTGAACATGTGCTTAAGTCTACAAGATACTCTTTTCTACGAACCGATATGATCTCTTTTTATACAGTTCTTATCATAACATATGGTAGTACAAGTTtaagaaaaaattagaattttaagttcgactAGGGAttgtaaaaaaaagtagggaaacaagggaggttgcctacacctgcagatataccagtgACCATTTAATCCCTAACTCAGTCTGTACCCAAAttcaagactgaattagggattaaatggtcACTatcatatctgcaggtgtaggtgacctcccttgtttccttactgtttttttctatgatccctaatcaaacttaaagttCCTAATCTTTCCttaaatttgtttgtttactttttttgtaacactattatgactggtgaacccacgcataccgcatcaaagaaaggatggcactaaaattaattttttgtcTGAACGTGCCCCACAGCTATTAAATATTGCTtggaaagtgcagtggccattacacttcactttcaactcagttcagcccgttacacagcactacaaatgaaaaacagtagaagaagtgcctctgcaatcaatccagtcaccacagaaatacAACGATttgtgcaccccaactatctGCCTCAAAAGTGACGTGGTTAGTACACTTCGCTTTCAACTCtgttcagcccatttcacagcgttaaaaatgaagaacagtgttagaattgcctctgcaatcaattcagtcaccacGGATAGtacagatgattcccatttatAAATATACtgcagggaagccatgcattgcactATCACAAATTGTCACCTTGGGCTGTTAGCAAAAAAattggaacacaaaggaggacaaaggtaagtctatgatgcgtgcattgtacgtactgtggtacaaaaggcacgtctctggacgaagcgacatcaaacagtaaaaaaatcaagcctatagacCTTGTGCGTGCCAAGGCGTGGTCTTCAAGTTTCACGATAGTTTATGCGAAAAGTGAGGGGAAAAGTATCGAgcgttctattgcaaaaacctttCCTAGGCGGAATAACTCGCCATGCAGCAaatatgttatatacttttacTTGGTAACTTACTTTATACCAGTGATACTCTATCTTTTAGCACAATTCCTTTGtattagcattaaaaaaaaattgttggcATAGAATGCATACgttttttgccctcaaaaaatggcggGTGCATTATTTTTatatgatgtaataaagtgccatGCCTTGGCGTGCACAAGAtctatagccttagccattatcaagttatacttgcctgaaagcatcaggcaggcatgcagttagtcagtagaaaattccattgaataattttttgtaacaatttattggaagcctttaggattgtactgaagcacttttgggcttgtaaccaatactgtcaaggtgccaggatggtattgtgaagctggttttgaggtgaattttattttatttttttggcTAGagaaacccaaatctccatgatccctaatatacagtactacctatGGCTATTACAAGCTAATAGGAATTATAAAGTGCTTAACAAGGGGATTATCACTTGATGTGCAAATTCAATACTTACTTAAGCCAAATAAATGAATTAGCATGGCAGGTAGGGATCAAATTTGCAGTCCTGCTTGAATGATTCCTAGTACCTAATGAAATTCCTTACACTAGTCCGTAACTATAGTGCTTTAATTTGGATATGGTTCAATTATCAGTAGTGATGTAGATGTGAAGTACATGGCTGTGTATCTGCATATGTAAATGCataaattgtttacttgtacatAGAACCTGGAATAGTAGTCCACACCACCAATAGAATAACTGATACTGAAGTGAATATCATGTGGACTGAACCTGATCAACCCAATGGGGTTATCACTGGATATGTAGTGATGTACCGTGTATATTGAAGACACTACTACTTTAATGATGAGTGATATGTTAGTGGAAAGTGTTAGAAGCTTTCGTATTGAAAATCTCGGTAAGAATAATATTGGTTGCCAGTGTATCAAGGTGATTGTTTGATCCACTACAGTGGCTGGTAAACCTTATCAAGCAAGAGTAGTGGCATTCACCGGTGCTGGTAGAGGGATGCAGAATGGATATAAGACATTTTTTAGCCAAGAACTTTCTGCAACCAAGGCACTAGAAAATGTACAGTTTAAGCAGTTGAGTGCTACTTCTGCCAATGTCACCTGGACTTCATTAACATTGTTTGAGGCTCGAGGATTTCCTGTTTACACAGTAACTATTGAGCCAGTATCTCGTAATTCTTGCAAAAAGAGACCAACACTCACTCAGATAACTAATAATAGCTTTATTGTGTTTACTAATTTGGTGAGTGGTACGATAAACACTGCAACAGTTGGGAGCTACCTCAGGAATGCCAACTGatccagtgatatctgattccATTGTAGGTAATGTAATTTGTCTG
This genomic interval carries:
- the LOC136255741 gene encoding contactin-2-like isoform X1, which produces MEATSTGKVSRVVIIGVLFLTTALSMVPPFPPILREVTTTPYSVNISWVVPTIVFDQETYTVQYGTDMAMLQSTSELVQGSSIRSVTNGNFSVNITGLIPFTRYYYVITATNSVGNTSTAMLNFTTDETAPNMAPMRFMSTATTSDSITFQWTPLTAPQANGNVRWYIVTCNETFMGILLPILMSLMTPSEHCSSVELSMLLVLL
- the LOC136255741 gene encoding phosphatidylinositol phosphatase PTPRQ-like isoform X2, producing the protein MVPPFPPILREVTTTPYSVNISWVVPTIVFDQETYTVQYGTDMAMLQSTSELVQGSSIRSVTNGNFSVNITGLIPFTRYYYVITATNSVGNTSTAMLNFTTDETAPNMAPMRFMSTATTSDSITFQWTPLTAPQANGNVRWYIVTCNETFMGILLPILMSLMTPSEHCSSVELSMLLVLL